ATTACCTGCTTatcttttctttaattattaattaCAAAAATTGATCCTATCGACGTTGACTGGGAAGATATTATTGTGAAGGGAAAGTAATCAAATTGAGATCGGTTTATCATTTCCTATTTGAACTTCACTTCTATCTGTGAGAGTTGGATTCAAGTATTTTAATACCAAAAACAAAATTGAATTTAATCAGAATAGCacgatttttattttgaattaaacTCATCCTCAAATTTCTTGACTTATTATATAACAAGAAAAATGTTCCTTTTTGTTTCCCTGATAAAggagatgaataaaataaaaaggaattTACAAGTTGCAGAGTTGGATTAGACCACGTGTGAAGCAATGATGGGGAAGGGTGGCTAAAGGAGTCACATCGAATCAGTAACAATTTGTCGTCTCTCAATAAAAACCAGGTGCGCAAAGCACTAACGGCGCACATTAGAGTTGCATGCTAATTTAAAGCAGGATAAGACCGCCACCTTTTTTATgagcttttgtttttatttagaaaaaaaaagctCGACAAACCAGGATAAGCATTAGCCACCAACAGTTATATACATTTATTTCTAGTGTATACAATCTTCATTTAAATTTCCTAGAAAATAAAAATCCAAGTTTTGAGCTTTGACTAAACTCCCTTTTTGTCATTCTCAATGACCAAATGTTTACCCCATCCACATCACCATCCGTACACGTGTCCCGACAGTCTTCTCATAGACACAAGTTAACTGGATGATCGGACGGTGTTTGTTATTTGTACCCTTTTGGAATTATTTTGTTGAAAGCAGCCCACTTTGTCCCATGTTTTTTGATGTCAGAACTAGTTAATGATCCAAGTTGTCAGCTTTGTTGAACTTCGAATTACGTATAGAAATCGCTGAAAGAGAGAGTCTGAGTGAGTGAAGTTTTCCTTTTTCGAGCTTTTGTTGAAGATATGGCTATGGCTATGGCGAGTGTGCAACTCGAGAGACAAACTAGCATACAAGACAGTCCAAGGAGTCCTGAAGCAAAGCTTGGGATGCAAGTGGAGGATTTGTGGGATGTTCAGGAACCAGAACTTAGTCCTAATGAAAAGCTCAACGCTTGTTTTGAGAGCATCCCTGTTTCTGCTTTCCCTATTTCTCCTCAAGGTAATGGATTTTGCTTTACTCTTAACTGTTTTACTTCATCAGGTTGTTGGTTTCGTATGGATCCTTTGATCTTTACTGATTGTTTAAGATCACGTTTTGATTGCTTGGGTTgatcagaatttttggttttcttttctctttttggtGGGTGGATTTCAGCTAAAGAGATGAAGAATATTGGTTGGTTAATTATATGTTTTTAGGTAATCGATCAAGAGAATATTTTCAGTACTGGCCTTTAAAAAGGGATTAAATATCAATAAATCCTCTGTTTTATCTAAACAAAAGCTTTTACATATTTAAAATTGATCAACACAAGATGATCTTTTACTCCTGAGATCATTTGTGTTGTGTTTATTTTACACCGCTGGCTCGGGGAAAAACATGAGATAAGACATGCTTACATGGATTGTCGAGGCTAGTTCTTTCTTAGGGTGCTAATTGAGGAGCTTATTAGTATAGAATATTGATGGTATTATCTTTGTAATGTTTCTGTTTTTTAGGGATTGAGATAAAATCGGATGCGAGTCTGGCCGAGGCTGTTCAAATACTAGCTCAAAACAAGATTCTTAGCGCGCCTGTTGTTGATGTTGATGCGCCTGAGGATGCAACATGGATGGACAGATATATTGGCATTGTAGAGTTTGCAGGGATTGCTGTATGGATTTTGCAACAGGTCGGAAACGGAACCACATATGATGAACTCTTTTCTCTATAAGTATTTTATTTTAGAGGACAATTGCTAATGGTAACTGCATAACATCTCATTCATCCACCATGGATTTGTGATGAAAATTGTCATTGtttcttatattttttaatatgtaGCTATGAATCCTATGATTATGTTGAAAAATGCAGTATTTTGGGTCATAATTGTTGGAACATTATCAAAATTTTTGTAATGTTTCAAAGGTTACAAATGAAAGGTTACAAGTGACCCAAAAGTTGGCTATTAATCAAAAGTTATAATGCTATCCTTTCATCTGGGAACCTGAAAGTTTTCGGTTTTTTCGTTTGCAGTCGGAACCATCTTCACCTAGAAGTCCTTCATCTCCGAATGGAGCCGAGTTTGCTATAACTGCTAATGGAATGGTCTCTGCTGCAGGACTCGGGGCTTTAGGCCCTGAAGATGCTTCAATTACTTCTGGAGACTTTTTTGAGGCTTTAACTTCCTCCGAGTTTTATAAGAACACCAAGGTGGTACTTCTAATCTCTATATCAGAAAACCTATATGGTCATCTTGAATTCTGTCTGTTTCTTAGTTGTGCTTACTATTCATGTTTTACTTGTGAGAACATCCAGGTTCGTGATATCTCGGGGTCATTCCGCTGGGCACCATTCCTTGCTTTGCAGAAATCAAACACCTTTTTGACCATGTTGTTACTTCTTTCTAAGTACAAAATGAAGAGCGTTCCAGTACTTGATCTGGGCGACGGAAAGATCGATAACATCATAACACAGTCAGCTGTCATTCACATGTTAGCAGAATGCACTGGACTTCACTGGTTTGAAAGCTGGGGAAGTAAGAAGCTTTCAGAGATCGGTCTTCCCACGATGTCCCCTGAGCACATTATCACAGTGAGTGACTGTTACCTGTAAAGTTCTTTTTTCTATTGATTTGAGGCTTTTCATGGCCATTGCCACGACTCGTACAAGTATTGCTTGCTTGAGGCCTGAGTGTCCAAATGGCTAATGTGCCCTCTTGACGATACATCATTATTTTCAGTTAATAATTATTAGCTATAACCCACCATCCCTGATGACCATCGAGTTACAAGCTTTGTGTTACTTGTATGAAGCTCTAATTACCGAGTCTTTAGTGAAATTCTCTAGGATGCAGCCCTTTGTGGTGCTTTATGCAACTTAACTACTGAAAATTTTGTTTCTGTATCAGCATCCTTTGGACAAAGTCCGGTAGTTCGTCCTTGTGCGGTCGGATTTTACGAGGTCAGACCAGCCTTATTATTGTTTAGATGTGCTAATTTCTTCTTCTGTTTCTTCCCATCGTCTCTATTTTGTTTCGAAAAACATATGCTGACAATTATTTTTGTTTACATATTAGAGCCATTGAGCCAATAGCTCGTAAAACATCTACCTGAATCTACCTATAGCATAAGTATTGGTTCAGTACTCGGTATGTTCTTTAGTATTAAGTAAAAACTGAGCATGATGGCATGATCAAGGCTTCGGTTTCTTGATTTCTTCATGTTCTTCCGGTCCTTATATCTTTGCATTGCTACCGTTTTTCTCCGGTTTTTCTTCAAGTAAACCTATTCATTCTAGATGTTAACAAATAGCTATCCATACTTCAGGTATACGAAGATGAACCAGTGCTTCAGGCctttaagctaatgaggaaaaaGAGAATCGGAGGCATACCCGTCATTGAATGCGGAGGGAAAAAAGCTATCGGTAACATAAGCCTTCGAGATGTACAGTTCCTTTTAACCGCACCAGATATATACCGTGACTACAGGTTCGTAATGGATCATGCCATACTTCTATATCACATAAGATACTAATGTCTACGAAGTGTTCTAAGTTGAAGTCCTTTTGATGCAT
This window of the Gossypium arboreum isolate Shixiya-1 chromosome 12, ASM2569848v2, whole genome shotgun sequence genome carries:
- the LOC108476537 gene encoding SNF1-related protein kinase regulatory subunit gamma-1, which translates into the protein MAMAMASVQLERQTSIQDSPRSPEAKLGMQVEDLWDVQEPELSPNEKLNACFESIPVSAFPISPQGIEIKSDASLAEAVQILAQNKILSAPVVDVDAPEDATWMDRYIGIVEFAGIAVWILQQSEPSSPRSPSSPNGAEFAITANGMVSAAGLGALGPEDASITSGDFFEALTSSEFYKNTKVRDISGSFRWAPFLALQKSNTFLTMLLLLSKYKMKSVPVLDLGDGKIDNIITQSAVIHMLAECTGLHWFESWGSKKLSEIGLPTMSPEHIITVYEDEPVLQAFKLMRKKRIGGIPVIECGGKKAIGNISLRDVQFLLTAPDIYRDYRSITAKNFLIVVRNYLEKHEKRSPMLSGMITCKRDETVKELIQKLDSEKIQRVYVTDEDGNLEGVITLRDIISRLVHEPRGYFGDFFDGVLPLPENSRV